CTTCCGTGACCTGCGCCATCGGCCACCGGCGCCGGACGGCTGGGCAGCCCGGCGGGACGTCCCGGCCGGGCACGCTACCCTCCGGGGGTGACGCTGCCGCCTGCCCGCCCCGCTCCCGCCCCGGTGAACGTCCGCACCGGCCTGCTGCTGGGCGTGACCTCGGCCCTCACGTTCAGCACGCTGGGCGTCTGGGGCAAACTGGCCGGGCAGGTGGGCCTGGAGTCCTTCAACGCGCTGGCGTGGCGTTTCGGGCTGGTGGCGCTGCTACTGCTGCCACTCACCTCGCGCGGGCTGAGCGGCGCGGACCGGTGGCGGATGCTGGGCGTGGGCGTGCTGTACGCGGCGGCGACCATCTGTTACTTCGGGGCGCTGGGGCGCATCACGGCCGGCGCGACGGGCCTGCTGCTGTACCTCGCGCCGGCCTTCGTGATCCTGCTGGCGTGGCTCTCGGGGCGCGCGCCGCGCCGCACGCAACTGGGCGCGGTCACGCTGGCCTCGGCCGGACTGGCCCTGGTGGTCGGTCTGCCCGGCCCCGCCGACCGGGACCCGGCTGGACTGCTGCTGGGCGCGGGGGCGGGCGTGCTGTACGCCACGTACCTGCTGGCCAGCGAGCGGCTGCTGGCGGGCGTACCAGCCCTGGCGTCCACGGCGCACATGGCGCTCGTGGCGGCGCTGGTGTTCACGGGACTGGCGGCGGGCGGCGGCACCCTGGGCGTGCCGGACACGGCGGCGCAGTGGGGCGTGATCGCGGCCATGGCGCTGCTCCCCACCCTGATCGCCGTGCCCGCCCTGTACGGCGCGGTGCGGCACCTGGGCGCGGCCCGCACCAGTCTGCTGGGCACCCTGGAACCGCTGTTCACGCTGATCCTGGCCGGCGCGGTGCTGGGCGAGCAGCCGGGACCGGGCGTGGTGCTGGGCGGCGCGCTGATCCTGGCGGGCGCGCTGCTGGCGCAGTGGCCGGCGCGCCCGGTTCCGGCCGGGGAGAGGCGGGCGGTCAGCGGCCGTCGCTGAAGGTCACGGTCAGCGGGTCGCGGGTGGGCTGCCCGGCCAGCGGGCCGCTGGCCCCCACAATGCTCAGGTCCGGCGTGTCGCCGCTGGCGGCCGGAAGTTGCAGGTGCAGCAGGCGCGTGCGGCCCCCCTGCACGCTCAGGACGCTGACTTTCAGTTCCCCGGCGCGCACGCAGCGGGCGTTCATGGGGCAGCGGCTGTCCTGCACGCGCAGCAGCGTCACGGTGCCGCTGCCGAACGCGGCCGTCTGGCCGGGGATGAGGGTCACGGTTGCGGCCTGCGCGGCGCCCAGGACAGACGCACCACTGGCGGCGAGAACGAACAGCAGGCGGGACAGGATGCGGGTCATGCCGCCCACTGTGCCCCGCGAAGCTGAGCGCAGACTGATGACGGGTCTCATGCGGACTCCGATTGAATGGGCTGTAAAGCCCGCTGGGTCCGAGCGAAGCGAGTGGGAGCAAGACGGGTTCCGGACGTGGAGCTGGCAATCCGGCGCGTGGGCGGGTTATCGACGAAACAGACGGAGTCCGTATGACGCGTATCAGCAGGCGGCGGCCACTCCCGGAATCAGTCGGGGGTGGCCGCCGAAGGCGTGGTCATGGGGGCGCTCTGTGGTGGGCGCGTTATCCGGCGCAGGACGCGTCGCCGCTGCCGCCCCCGTGGTCTGCGCCGCAGTCGGCCAGGGCGCGGAAGCTGGCGGCCTTGCTGCTCAGGCCCATCTGGTCGTAGCACCCGGCGAGTTTCAGCGCGAAGAATTCCACGGCGCGGCAGTCCTCGCGGCGCTCGGCGACTTCCAGGCAGGTGCGGTAGTGCAGCACGGCGAGGTGGTACTGGGCGCTCCGGGCGGCGTGCTCGGCACGGCAGTGGCTCATGCGGAGGGACACGATGTCGCTCTGGGCGCTGATCACGGCGGTCATAGCTGGCAGTGTAGCCATGACCCACCGTGAATGAATGAAAGATGAATCAGGTTTGACAGTACGAAACGTGCGTCTATAACGTTGTTTTTCGCTGACGGCGAAATGAGAGCCCGTGATTTTATGCACCGCGCGAACCGCCCGCTCTGCCTGGATCAGGCGGGGGCCGTTCAGACGATGCTGGCCCGTACGCCCAGGGTGCTGAGGTTCACGTCCAGCAGGCGCACCTGTAGCGTGGTGTTGAGGGGGGCGGGCGTGCTGCTGGGCAGGTCGAACGCCAGGTCCGGGATCAGCAGGGTCGCCTGCGGGCCGCGCCGGTCCACGACCACGGCGTCCCACACGCGCTCGGGTTGCGCGGCGATAAAACGCAGGGTGTGGTGGCGGCGGCTCAGGCGTTCGGCCTGCCGGGTGCCGTCGGCGTTCAGGCCCGCCTGCGCCACGCGGGCGGCGACCTCCTTCCCGCCCAGCGGTTCACGCCCGGCGAGGTGGGCGCGCAACTGCTGGTGCACCACGAGGTCCAGGTAGCGGCGCATGGGGCTGGTCGCCTGGGTGTACAGGTCCAGGCCCATCCCGGCGTGCGGGCCGGGCGCCGGCTGAAAGCGGGTGCGGGACAGTGTGCGCCGCCGCGCCCACTCGGCGCTCAGGCCGGTGCCACGCACCTCGCGCTGGGGTGGGTCCTGCGTGGCGAACGGCAGGGGAATGGCGTGGTCGTCGGCGTAGATGGCCGCGCCCCAGCCGGCCAGGGTCATGCATTCCTGCACCACGGCGCGCATCTCGGGCTTGGGCAGGGGCGTCACGAGGGCGCCGTCGGGGCCAGCCTTCACGCGAACCTCGGGCAGGTCGATGCTCAGGGCGCCCTCCTGCACGCGCAGGTCGCGGCTGGCGCGGGCCAGTCGGGCCAGGGTCACGAAGGGTTCCTGGTTGGCGTCCAGCGCGGCCTGCGCCTGGGTGTAGGTCAGGCGGGTGACGCGCACGGTCGTGAGCTGCACGTCCACGGCCTCGGCGTTGCCGTCCGCGTCGAGGTCCAGGCTGATGCTCAGGGCGGGCGTGGTGGGGTGTAGGCCCAGGCCGGTCTTCTCGACCAGTTCGTCGGGCAGCATGCCGATGGTCTGGTCCGGCAGGTACAGGGTCGCGCCGCGCGCGCGGGCCTCCAGGTCCAGGTCGCTGTCGGCGGGCACCAGGGCGGCCACGTCAGCCACGTGCACCCACAGGCGGGTCAGGCCGCCGCCGAGGACCTCGATGCCCACGGCGTCGTCCGGGTCGCGGTTGCCCTCGTCGTCGATGGCGTAGGCGTCCAGGTGGGTCAGGTCCAGGCGGGGTTCGTCCGTGAAGTCCGGGACGCTCAGCGTGACGGGTTGCGTGGTAGCGCCCAGGCGGTCGGCGTAGGGGGTGCGGCTCTCGTCCCACAGGCCGGCGCGCAGCAGCAGGGCGTGCGCGGCTTCCGGCGTTTCCGTGAGGCCCAGGTCGCGCAGGGCGCGGCTCTTGGCCTGCTTGCCGCGTGCCAGCAGTTCGATTTCCGTGCGCTGCGCGGGGCTGAGGTCGGGGGCGGTGGGAAGGCTCATGGCTCAGAGCATAAAGCAGCGGCAGGCGGGGCGCAGGCGAGCAACGGGCCGGGTGGCGGGGCAGGGGAGGCCAGCCGCATCCTGAGTCAGATTGATAAGTCTGGTTTTACATCCTTCTGTCGTGGTGGCCTGATCAGCCTGCTGGGGGAGCGTCCTGAGTCGATTTCCCCAGCCATTTGGGCTGAATGCAAAATTAAGATTGACAGATTGGTAAATCCATGTTTCTATATGAGTACAGGAGACGAACATGGATGAACAGCATGGGTCCGAAGATTTCCGTTCGCAGGTGCAGCGTCTGGTGGCCGAAGGCAAACTCACCCCCGAGGAGGCCGCCGGTCTGCTCGAGGACCACGCCCCCACCCCTCCCGACCTCGGCAAGTCCACCCCCGCCACGCTCCCGGGAGCCGCACTCCCCGGGCACTTCGGCCCCAGCCCCGGCCCGGACCCCGCCCGTGACCTGACCCTCAGGGTCAGCGGGTACAGCCTGACCGTCCTGCTCGACCCGGCCCTGGCCGCCCCCACCCTCAGCGCCAGCGAGGAAGGGCAACTGACGCTGAGCCACGCCCCCGACGGCTGGCACGTCGCCCGGCGACAGTCGCCCGAGAAGAACCTGAATTTCGGTTCGCTGCGCGCCATCCTGACCGTGCCGTTCACGCCGAATTTCGTGCATGCCAGCGTCGAGGGCGGCAACCTGACCCTGCCCGACCTGAGTGGCGACCTGAGCGCCGAGGTCAGCGGCGGCAACCTGAAACTGCAGGATGCCCACGCCCTGCACGCCACCGTCAACGGCGGCAACCTGAACGGCGGCAACATGAGCGGCCCCGCTTACGCCACCGTCAACGGCGGCAACCTCACCCTGACCGGGTCGGTCGCCCTGACCGCCGGCGTGAACGGCGGCAACCTCCGCTGGGCCGGGGTGCTGGGCAGCGGCGACCACCGCGTGGAAGTGAACGCCGGGAACGCCACCCTGCACCTCGGCGCGGGCAGCAGCGTCACCCTGAACGCCGAACTGACCATGGGGTCCTTCCGCGCGGACTTTCCCACGCAGCGCAGCGGATCGTTCCTGACCACCTACCACACCGGCCAGATCGGCGGCGGTGACGCCCACCTGCACTGCCGCGTGACGGCCGGCGGCCTGAAGGTCGTGACCGCATGACCGCCCTGCCCGCCCACGCCGCGCTGGGTATCGCCCGCCGCCGCCCGAACCTCCTGGCCCGCCTGCGCGCCCTGCTGAGCGCCGCCCTGCACCCCGACGCGCAGGCCACCCACGACCGGCAGCAGGCCCGCGCCGCCCTGCACGCCGAGGCGCACCGCGCCGCACTGCTGCGCGCCCAGCTGGGCGGAACCACCCTGACCGGAGGCCGCCCGTGAAAGACAAGATCCGCCGCATCCTCGACCTGATCCGCGCCGGGCGCCTGACCCTGGACGACGCCGCACCCCTGCTGGCCGCGCTGCACACCCGGCTGGCCCTCCAGATCACCGACCGCGAACTGCTGGCCGCCCTCCTGAACCGCGAGGAGCTGACCACCGACCAGATCGCCGAACAGCTGATGCTGCTGCGCGGCGTGCCGGACGCCCCGAACGCCGCGCAGTCGCCCCGGCCGCCCCAGCCACCCCGTCCGCCCTACCCCCCGCAGCCGCCCCAGCCCCCGCGCCGCCCGCAGGTCGTGATCGGTGGTCAGCGCGTGCGCGGCCTGGAGGACCTCGTGGAACGCTTCGCGGACCGCTTCACCGGAGGAATCGACGAGATGGTCGACCGCATCACGCAGCAGGCCGTCCCGCACGAGCCCGTCCCCCCCGAGCCCCACATGCCCCGCGCCTCGGCCCGCATCCTGCGCATCGAGATCGAGAGCGGGGGCGGCGACGAGTACAGCGCGAACCTGCCCGTCAGTCTGGCCGCGCACCTGCCCAGGCTGATCCCGCCGCACGGCGTGCGTGCGCTGGAAGCCGCCGGCCTGAGCATCGAGGCGCTGCAACTGATCATCGAGGCCGACCCGCCCCCCGGCCCGCTGATCGACTCCGAGGACAGCAGCGGGAACGAGATCCGCATCAGCCTGAAATGACCCGCACCCGGCGGGAGTCACCCGCCCCTTACAGTGAGGATCTATGCGCCCCCTGCCCCTGCCGTTCCCCGATGAAACCGAAGCGCCCCTGGTCACGGAACTGCGGTTCCCGACAAGTGGCGTGACCGTGCGCGGCACCTTCGAACTGAACGAGTTCGCGGTCCTGACGCCCGACAACCTGGAATTCCTGCGCCTGTACATCCGTGTGCGCGGCAACCTCAAGGAGGTCGAGCGGGTGCTGGGCGTCAGTTACCCCACCGTCCGCGCCCGTTTCGACACGCTGCTGCGCGCCATCGGCTACGAACCGGAACTGGCCGACCCGCACGCCGAGGTCCTGAGCAGCCTCGAACGCGGCGAGATCACGCCCGAGGAAGCCGCCCGCAAACTCCGCCGCTGAACGGGGGCAGTGGGAAGTAGGGAGTGGATGATCACTGCCCGCCTCCCGCACCCCCCTTCAGAACACCTTGCTGCCCAGTTTCGCCTCGCGGGCAGGGGTGAGGGGGGTGGCGTCGCCGCTGGGGGCGCCCGTGAACTGCACGCCGAGAATCAGGACGTCCGAGACGGTGTCCCCGACGGGCCGGGCCTCGAAATTCAGGACGCCGAGGACCTGCATGCCGATCAGTTCCTCGGGGGTGTGCCCGGTGAAGCGGCCCACGCTGGTGCGCACGCCGTACCGGCCGAAATCCACGCTCAGGCGGTAGGCGGGTTTGGGCGTGCCGGGGGCGGGTTCGGCGCGCAGGACGCGGCCCAGGCGGATGTCCAGGCGGTCGAGGGTGTCGGCGGGCGTGACGGTGTCCTTGAGGGGGGTGGCCATACGGTCAGCGTGGCACGCGCCGGGTCAGCGCAGGGTGCTCAGGTCTGACCAGCCCAGGCGGAGTTCGCGCAGGTCGCCTTCACGCTTCTGGCCGCCTTCCACGCCGCCCTGCCGGGCGTACCAGTCGCGGGTGGGGTTCACGTCCAGCACCCACAGGGCCATGCTGCGGGCGCCGCGTTCCCGCAGGGCCGCCGCGACGGCGTGCAGGAGTGCCCGGCCGGTGCCGTGCCCCTGCGCGGCCCGCAGGGCGTACAGCGTGAACAGTTCCGAGTCGAAGCCCGGATGGGCGCGCGCTTCACCCGCCGAAGCGAAGGCCAGCACGGTTCCGTCCGCCTCGGCCACGCGCACCACGTCCTGCCCGGCCGTGATGTTCTGCGCCCAGAACGCCTCGCGCTGCGCCTGAGCCTCGGCGCCCGTCATGCGGTCCAGAAAGTCGGCGGGCATCAGGCCCGCGTACGTTTCACGCCAGCTCTGCACGTGAACGGCGGCGATACCGGGGGCGTCGGCGGGCGTGGCGGCCCGGATGAGGGGCGGGCTGACCGGTGTGGACATGGTTCAGCATAAACAAGAGTTTCCAGGCGGCACGAGATGCCCTCCAGGACGCCACCGAGCATAGCCCTATGTGGATTTTTATCGGTCAGAACAGCATTCTTCGTGTCTCGACCCCCTGCATCCCGTACCACACGACATCCGACGCCTGTCGCCTTTTCGTACTTCGACCGGCAGATGCTCGTATCCGGGCTGTTCAGGCTGAGAAGGGCTCATCACGGCCAAAAACCTCCTCCAGAGCGCAACGGGGAAAATGACGTGCTGACCGATGTTTCCCCTTCCCTGTGCAGTCATGACGTCGTGTGGCACGCGACTCCAGCAGGCGTGGAAACTCTTGGCATAAAAGAACGCCGCCCCGGAAGGCGGCGCAGATGAGCGGACTGGCGAACCGGAGTCCGTCTCATCGGATTCCGTCTGTTTCGTTGACAACCCGGCACAGCACCGGCTTGCCAACTCCACGCCCGGAACCCGTTTCTCTCCTACTCGCTCTTCTGCGAAGCTCTGCGAGTCCGCCCGGACCCAACGGCTTTTGCAAGCCATTCAATCGGAGTCCGTCTCAGTTGCCCTGTTCGATGTAGCGTTTCAGGGCGTCCAGGCGCACGATGATCGGCGTGCGGGCGCGGACGATTGCGCCGTCCTGTTTCAGTTTGCCCAGGCTGTGGCTGACCGTCTCGCGGGTCGCGCCGACCATGCGGGCAATGTCTTCCTGGTTCAGTTTCAGGTTCAGTTCCACGCCCTGCGCGTGCGGGCGGCCGAACTCGCGGGCCAGTCGGTACAGCAGGCTCGCCACGCGCTCCGGGGCGCTGTACGCGCTGACGGTGGCGGTCCAGGCCTGCGCCTCGAACAGGCGGGCGGCCATCAGGCGGATCAGTTTCATGGCCAGGTCGGGTTTGCTGTTCAGCAGTTTCTGCAGTTCGGTGCGGGGCAGCACGATCAGGGTGGTGCGTTCCAGCGCCTCGGCCTGGGTGGGGCGGCGTTCCTCGGGTTGCAGCAGCAGTTCCCCGAAGGTGTCGTGCTGACCGATGACGCCCAGGATGGCTTCCTTGCCGTTCGGGAAGAGTTTGCTGATCTTGACGAGGCCGCTGCGAACGAAGTACAGCGCGTCGGCAGGGTCGTCCATGCGGTAGATGACCTCGCCGGGCTGGTAGGACCGGTAGGGGGTGGTGGCGGCCACTCGCTCCAGTTCGGCAAGTTCAAGGTCGGCGAAGAGCTCCGTTCGCTTGAGGTGCCAGACCAGGCTTGGATAGTTCATGATTCTTCACACAATACCCGAAAGAACGTGCGGTTACTCGCAGCCGTGACGGCACCCCCCCGGCCGCCACCGGGTGTGTTACGGGTCAGTTGAGGCGGCGGCCCGTGCCTGTCCGGCCAGTCAGCAGGGACACCGCCTGCCGGGCGGGGCGGCGGACGGGGATGACATTCGCCCCGCGAAGATTTATACTCGGTTCAACTAACAGTGACGGGTGGCGTCCTTCCGGGCGAAACCCCACAAGGAGGACCTACACATGCCTACCTACAAAGCCCCCCTGCGCGACATCAAGTTCCTGATGAACGAACTGCTGGACGCCCCCGCAGAACTCGCCAAGATCCCCTACTACACCGCCAACGAAACCGCCGACGCCGACCTGATGAGCCAGGTGCTCGACGAGGCCGCCCGCTTCGTGGAAACCGAACTGGTCCCCCTGAACGCCGTCGGCGACAAGGAAGGCTGCGTCCGCCACGACAACGGCGACGTGACCACCCCCACCGGCTTCAAGGCCGCGTACGACAAGTACCGCGCCGCCGGCTGGACCGCCCTCGACGCCGACCCCACCTACGGCGGCCAGGGCATGCCCCACCTGATCAGCAACGTGCTCGTCGAGATGCTCAACAGCGCCAACGTCGCCTGGAGCATGTACCCCGGCCTGAGCCACGGCGCGTACAGCGCCCTGCACGCCGTCGGCAGCGACACCCTGAAAGACCTGTACCTGCCCAAGATCGTCAGCGGCGAATGGACCGGCACCATGTGCCTCACCGAACCGCACGCCGGCACCGACCTCGGCATGATCCGCACCAAGGCCACCGACAACGGCGACGGCAGCTACGCCATCAGCGGCACCAAGATCTTCATCAGCGCCGGCGAGCACGACATGGCCGACAACATCGTCCACCTCGTCCTGGCCCGCCTGGAAGGCAGCCCCGAAGGCACCAAGGGCATCAGCCTGTTCCTGGTTCCCAAGTTCATCCCCACCGCTGACGGCAAGGTCGGCGAACGCAACGGCGTGGTCTGCGGCAGCCTGGAACACAAGATGGGCATCCACGGCAACGCCACCGCCGTCCTGAACTTCGATCAGGCGCAGGGCTGGCTGGTCGGCGAGGTCAACAAGGGCATGAGCCACATGTTCATCATGATGAACGCCGCCCGCCTCGGCACCGGCCTCCAGGGCCTGGGTCTCGGTGAAGTCGCGTACCAGAACGCCCTGGTGTATGCCAAGGACCGCACCCAGATGCGCCACGAACCCCGCGTGAACCCCGGCGAGCAGGCCGACCCCATCATCGTGCACCCCGACGTGCGCCGCATGCTCCTGACCGGCAAGGCCTACACCGAAGCGGGCCGCGCCATGGCCATGTGGCTCGCCCTGAGCATCGACCAGGAACACCACCACCCCGACGAAGCCAAACGCAAGGAAGCCGCCGACCTCGTCGCCCTGCTGACCCCCATTGCCAAGGCCTTCATGACCGACAACGGCTTCAACATCGCCGTGCAGAGCCAGCAGGTCTTCGGCGGCCACGGCTACATCCAGGAATGGGGCATGGAGCAGTTCGTCCGCGACGCCCGCATCGGCCAGATCTACGAAGGCACCAACGGCATCCAGGCCCTCGACCTGCTGGGCCGCAAGGTCCTGATGGACGGCGGCAAGAAACTCCAGAAACTCGCCGGCACCCTCCAGGAATTCGTCGAGGAAAACGAAAGCGACGAGCACATCGGCGACTACGCCACGCAGCTCGGCAAGGCCGCCCAGCAGCTCGGCAGCCTGACCATGGTCATCGGCCAGAAAGCCATGGGCGAAGGCGGAGCCGACGAAGTGAACGCCGCCGCCGTCGACTACCTGCGCTTCTTCGGGCACGTCGTGTACGGCTACCTCTGGGCCCGCATGGCCAAGATCGCCCACGAGCAGATCGAAGCCGGCAACGACAAAGACGGCTTCTACACCGCCAAAGTCCAGACCGCCAAGTTCTACTTCGCCAAACTGTTCCCCGAAATCAAGAGCCTCGCCACCACCATCAAGGCCGGGAACGAAACCCTCGCCGTCGACGACCGCGCCGTCTTCGGCTGGGAAGGCGCGCTCGTCCACGCCTGAACCCCACCCCCGCACCACACAGGAGGCCCGTCGCAACCGCGCGGGCCTCCTGCCTTGCATGGCAGCCCCAGGGCCGTACACAGACCGTCTGGGAGGCCCACCCGCACCACACCGCTCCCCGTGTGCCGCCCGCGCGTTTCAGCGGGCAACGGCTACCGCTGAAAGCCTGCCCAGCCCACCACCTGCGCCGCTACCAGAATCCCGCGCCCCCCGCAGCGGCATGTGCGGCAACGCCCCGCTCTCATGACTGGTATATGTGAAAGCCATGAAGAAACTGACTGCCGGTCTGCTCCTCATCGCCTCCCTCACCCTGGCCTCCTGCGCGCCCAAGTACACGGCCGCCACCGCCAAACCCGTCAGCGACATGAACTGCGCCGAGATCAAGGACGAACTGGGCAAACTCGCCACCGTCCGCACCGAAGCGCAGAACAAGAGCGGCGTCAGCAAGGAGAACGTCCTGTTCGTCCTGTTCTTCTGGCCCGGCGCGGTCGTCAACGAGATGGACAACCGCGACGTGATCGCCAAGGTCGACGCCCGCACCGAGGAACTGAACAAAGCGCAGAGCGCCAAGAGCTGCCCCGCCAACTGAACCCCACCCAGGGCAGGCGCAACAGGAAAACCCCCTCCGGTGTGGAGGGGGTTCCTTTGTTTCTGGTGGAGCTGAGCGGGATCGAACCGCTGACCTTCTGAATGCCATTCAGACGCGCTCCCAGCTGCGCCACAGCCCCAAGCCAACGCCTGAGCCCAGAAAATGTAGCACCACCACGCACAGAAGTAAAGAGGGGAGAGGGGGCGGGTGTGGAGTCCTCCAGTCCGCCCCCCGCCACCACCCCGCGCCCCAGCAGAAGCACAAGGCAAACTTGCCAAAGGTGCAATCATATTTATCTGTAATTTTTTTAGGGATTGGTAGAATTTAATAATAACTCTAATTTATTTCTTGTGCAAGAAGTTCTTTGACTAAATGGTGCACTAAAGTCCATGGATTACCCTGTGCTGGTGTTTTTCCATCCCTGGTCTGAGTTGATTCAAGATTATCGGCATTCTGAATCGCTGTTTTCTGGTTCTGGAGTAATATTTTATATAAACCTACTATGTTTTTATCGTATTTTTTCCCAAAATGAGTAGATAGCTCGGTGTAAACAACGCTTCTGGGTAGATGGGCCGTAGTGAACCGATAATGGAGTAGATACCAAAGTTCAAAACTTTCATTTGACCACGCAACTCTAAATCCTTTAGATAAGGCCTTTTGTATTGCATTGGTAAAATTTTGATCTGGAAAATCATCCTTATCAAAAACGCACCACACCTGTTCATATATTCGATTGTTCGCTGTATGTAGTCTCTCTGCTTCATCTATAAGCGAAATTGTGTTATAGCCTGTACCTACGGGCTCTATCGCTATGGACAGTCTATGGTGTTGGCGCATCTCCTTGAAATAATTTGGCTCTGTTTTTTCTCCCTCGCAGACTATTAAGTAGGTCCTTCTTTCGCTCCGCTGCTTGCGAGCAGATCCAATGGCTTTCTGGGCCTTATTGCCTCTACTCATTATCGATTATATCCTTATCGAAGAAGTCAAAAGAGCCAAGATATGGAATCGCCCCATACTTTCCCGATATATAATTTTTCTCAAAAGATGCATCATTTCTGATGGATTTACCGTCTATCTTATAATCACTTAGGGAGTAATATTCTGTTGCCTGGGTTTTATCTTTCTCTGCGAACCATATTTGATCACGCCTTAAGACGTTGCTGTCTAGCAAGTTGGTGTCATGAGTAACGAATAGGAGTTGGGCATTTTTGGGATTGCTCGCCTTGCTATTAAACATTCTTATAATAGAGAGAGTGATCATTGGATGAAGTTGAGAATCAATCTCGTCAATAATTAGAACTCCACCGACCTTAAGTGTTGTTATGAGAAGAGCGGAGAGGGCAAATAGTTTTTTGGTTCCGTTGGACTCGTGTGTGTCAAGGTCAAATTTTTCTGTGCCCGTTATTTCGCCTTGATTATTAAATTTATGATGCCATGTATTTACAATTTGTCGCGAGTCAATGATCATTTCTTGAAGCGACTTTTCGGAAAGCGCTTGGCGTTCTGAATCTGAAAGTTTTCCTTTCTCGCCAAGGGTCACGCTATCAATGCAAAGGTCTGCCGCTTTAAGAAACGAATGGATGTCGTCTCTGATGAAGCTCTTTTCGAGCATGCGCACGCTAAGGCCACGATATTGAATTTCAGTGCCGTCCAAAAAAAACATGGAGCTGAAAGCATCGATTATCTTGGTGGGAATTTTGGAATTAAATTGTGCAGCGACAGAAAGAAATAAAGCGTTGCTTCTCAAAAACTTTTGCAATGATTGGGCTTCGGAAAAATCCTCACCGCCCTTTATCTTATCTAGCTCTCTCGTGAATATTCTTCTTTCATGTGATTTCGGCGTCCAATATAGCCACTCTTCTTCTATTCGCTCTTGATTTGCTAAAAAACCATATCTGTATTTAATTCCCTCTAAGAGGAAAATTAACTCAAATAGACTCGGCTTTTTTGAATATTCTTCGTTTAAAAGGAAGGGCTCGACCTCGATTTTATCACCCTTCTGCATTTTTGAAGCCGATTGCGTTACCATTTTATCAAAGAATTGTAAAGCTTTGATAATATTTGACTTTCCGCTTGCGTTGGCGCCATAAATGCCAATGGATTTAAGGAGCTTTATCCTATTAAATTCGGCTACGTTTCTGTCATCTATCCGCGGATCGTGTGATTTTAACTTTTGAGCGACAAAATCTATCGTCACCGTATCGCGTATTGATCGGTAATTCTCAACGCTAAACTGGATGAGCATATTTTCTCCTATTGCGAAATTTTTGAGGAAAAATCTCAAAAAAATTCTATCAGGTGTATGGCTGACTAGGCCATAATGTCTGTGATTAGCGGTCGGTCGAAAGCGCAAGCGCCCAGTCAGCGCATGAGTCCAGTCAGGACCGCGACGGGGTCCTGACCGCGCAACCGCGCGGTCTCCACGGTGGACTTGATCCGCATGTACGTCTGCGCACCCACCGCATTTTTGCTGCACTGCGAGACCTTCCTCGCCATCACCACTGTCCGC
The DNA window shown above is from Deinococcus sp. LM3 and carries:
- a CDS encoding acyl-CoA dehydrogenase C-terminal domain-containing protein; this translates as MPTYKAPLRDIKFLMNELLDAPAELAKIPYYTANETADADLMSQVLDEAARFVETELVPLNAVGDKEGCVRHDNGDVTTPTGFKAAYDKYRAAGWTALDADPTYGGQGMPHLISNVLVEMLNSANVAWSMYPGLSHGAYSALHAVGSDTLKDLYLPKIVSGEWTGTMCLTEPHAGTDLGMIRTKATDNGDGSYAISGTKIFISAGEHDMADNIVHLVLARLEGSPEGTKGISLFLVPKFIPTADGKVGERNGVVCGSLEHKMGIHGNATAVLNFDQAQGWLVGEVNKGMSHMFIMMNAARLGTGLQGLGLGEVAYQNALVYAKDRTQMRHEPRVNPGEQADPIIVHPDVRRMLLTGKAYTEAGRAMAMWLALSIDQEHHHPDEAKRKEAADLVALLTPIAKAFMTDNGFNIAVQSQQVFGGHGYIQEWGMEQFVRDARIGQIYEGTNGIQALDLLGRKVLMDGGKKLQKLAGTLQEFVEENESDEHIGDYATQLGKAAQQLGSLTMVIGQKAMGEGGADEVNAAAVDYLRFFGHVVYGYLWARMAKIAHEQIEAGNDKDGFYTAKVQTAKFYFAKLFPEIKSLATTIKAGNETLAVDDRAVFGWEGALVHA
- a CDS encoding tRNA-binding protein, producing the protein MATPLKDTVTPADTLDRLDIRLGRVLRAEPAPGTPKPAYRLSVDFGRYGVRTSVGRFTGHTPEELIGMQVLGVLNFEARPVGDTVSDVLILGVQFTGAPSGDATPLTPAREAKLGSKVF
- a CDS encoding DMT family transporter, which codes for MTLPPARPAPAPVNVRTGLLLGVTSALTFSTLGVWGKLAGQVGLESFNALAWRFGLVALLLLPLTSRGLSGADRWRMLGVGVLYAAATICYFGALGRITAGATGLLLYLAPAFVILLAWLSGRAPRRTQLGAVTLASAGLALVVGLPGPADRDPAGLLLGAGAGVLYATYLLASERLLAGVPALASTAHMALVAALVFTGLAAGGGTLGVPDTAAQWGVIAAMALLPTLIAVPALYGAVRHLGAARTSLLGTLEPLFTLILAGAVLGEQPGPGVVLGGALILAGALLAQWPARPVPAGERRAVSGRR
- a CDS encoding RloB family protein — translated: MSRGNKAQKAIGSARKQRSERRTYLIVCEGEKTEPNYFKEMRQHHRLSIAIEPVGTGYNTISLIDEAERLHTANNRIYEQVWCVFDKDDFPDQNFTNAIQKALSKGFRVAWSNESFELWYLLHYRFTTAHLPRSVVYTELSTHFGKKYDKNIVGLYKILLQNQKTAIQNADNLESTQTRDGKTPAQGNPWTLVHHLVKELLAQEIN
- a CDS encoding DUF2089 family protein, with product MRPLPLPFPDETEAPLVTELRFPTSGVTVRGTFELNEFAVLTPDNLEFLRLYIRVRGNLKEVERVLGVSYPTVRARFDTLLRAIGYEPELADPHAEVLSSLERGEITPEEAARKLRR
- a CDS encoding RNB domain-containing ribonuclease, with the protein product MSLPTAPDLSPAQRTEIELLARGKQAKSRALRDLGLTETPEAAHALLLRAGLWDESRTPYADRLGATTQPVTLSVPDFTDEPRLDLTHLDAYAIDDEGNRDPDDAVGIEVLGGGLTRLWVHVADVAALVPADSDLDLEARARGATLYLPDQTIGMLPDELVEKTGLGLHPTTPALSISLDLDADGNAEAVDVQLTTVRVTRLTYTQAQAALDANQEPFVTLARLARASRDLRVQEGALSIDLPEVRVKAGPDGALVTPLPKPEMRAVVQECMTLAGWGAAIYADDHAIPLPFATQDPPQREVRGTGLSAEWARRRTLSRTRFQPAPGPHAGMGLDLYTQATSPMRRYLDLVVHQQLRAHLAGREPLGGKEVAARVAQAGLNADGTRQAERLSRRHHTLRFIAAQPERVWDAVVVDRRGPQATLLIPDLAFDLPSSTPAPLNTTLQVRLLDVNLSTLGVRASIV
- a CDS encoding GNAT family N-acetyltransferase, whose protein sequence is MSTPVSPPLIRAATPADAPGIAAVHVQSWRETYAGLMPADFLDRMTGAEAQAQREAFWAQNITAGQDVVRVAEADGTVLAFASAGEARAHPGFDSELFTLYALRAAQGHGTGRALLHAVAAALRERGARSMALWVLDVNPTRDWYARQGGVEGGQKREGDLRELRLGWSDLSTLR
- a CDS encoding Crp/Fnr family transcriptional regulator, producing the protein MNYPSLVWHLKRTELFADLELAELERVAATTPYRSYQPGEVIYRMDDPADALYFVRSGLVKISKLFPNGKEAILGVIGQHDTFGELLLQPEERRPTQAEALERTTLIVLPRTELQKLLNSKPDLAMKLIRLMAARLFEAQAWTATVSAYSAPERVASLLYRLAREFGRPHAQGVELNLKLNQEDIARMVGATRETVSHSLGKLKQDGAIVRARTPIIVRLDALKRYIEQGN